The following DNA comes from bacterium.
GTAGCGTACTCCGGCTGCGGCGCGCCAGAGGTCCAGGGCGCGGGCGTTGCCCAGAGAGTCCTCCAGGTCCGGGGCGGGCCAGAGCGGGCCCCCGGCGGCCAGGCCCGCGGCCACGGCATCCGCCTCCAGGGCGTAGAGCCACTGCGGGCATTCGATTGTTTCGACCCTTGGATCGCCGCCCTCCGGCTCCACTACGATCCGCGTGGGGCCGCCCTCCAGGCCGCCGCCGTTCCAGGGGCTTTCGACTGTCAGCCGCCCGCGGCTGCCGAAGACGATCAGACGGTTGTCCAGTGCCACCCGCACCGCAGTGGCGACCTGGGCCAGGATATCGCCCTCGAAGCGCAGGCAGCCGACAGCGTACTCGTCGATCCCGCTCTCGGCTCCTATCAGCGCCTGGCCGGTCACCTCCAGCGGCTCGGCCACGCGGCGGCCCAGGGCCACACCGGCCACCAGACGGGCCATACTCACAGTATAGCAGCCCACATCCAGGATCGCTCCGCCGGCCGTGGCAGGGTTCATCTTGATATTGGCCGGGTCGTAGCGGCCGTGGTAGCCGAAAGTGGCCCGGATGAGCCGCACCGTCCCGATCTCGCCCGAGCGCAGGATTTCGATCATCCGGTTTATCTGCGGGTGGCAACGGTACATGAACGCTTCCATCAGGAAACCGCCGCTATCGCGCGCCACCAGGGCGATTTCTTTCACCCGCGCTTCGGTCACTTCCAGCGGTTTTTCGCACAGCACGGCCTTGCCCGCGCGCAGGGCCCGGCTCGTCCACTCGCCGTGCAGCGGGTGCGGGGTGGCCACGTACACGGCCCGCACCTGAGGGTCGTCTAACAAGCTCGCGTAGTCGCCATAAGCTTGAACGCCGCCGTGTTCTTTGGTGAAAGCCAGCGCTTTTTCCTGGCTGCGGCTGGCCGCGGCCCATAGTCTGCCGCTCACCGAATGCCCCAGCGCGCGGGCGAATTTAGCGGCGATCTTCCCCGTGCCCACGAGTCCCCACTTGATTCTTTCGCCGTCCTGTGCCATCATATCTCCTGTACGGTTCTATTCTATCATAAAATGAACCTGCCAGCTAACAGGGATGTCATATTATCCGACAAGTCAGGACGAATAATAACCTTTTAAGTGGAGGGCGGCAATGAACAGCCACGAGGTGGACTATGAGATCCTGGGCGACGACATGCAGATCGTGGAGGTGGAGCTCGATCCCGGCGAGGTGGTGATAGCCGAGGCCGGGAGCATGAACTACATGGAGGACGGGATCACGTTCGAGGCCAAGATGGGCGACGGCTCCGACCCCAACGAGGGCCTGATGGGCAAGCTGCTCTCCGTGGGCAAGCGCGTGCTGACCGGCGAGTCGATTTTCATGACCCATTTCCGCAACAGCGGCCAGGGCAAGAAACGGGTGGCTTTTGCGGCGCCCTACCCGGGCAAGATCATCCCGGTGGAGCTGGGCCAGGTGGGCGGAGAGCTGATCTGCCAGAAGGATGCTTTCCTGTGCGCCGCGATGGGCACCAAGCTGAGCATCGCTTTCACCCGCCGTCTGGGCACCGGGTTCTTCGGCGGCGAGGGTTTCATCCTGGAGCGCCTGCTGGGTGACGGTAAGGCGTTCATACACGCGGGCGGGACAGTGATCAAGCGCCGGCTGAACGGCGAGGTCATGCGCGTGGACACCGGCTGCATCGTGGCTTTCACCAAGGGCATCGACTACGACATTGAGCGCGCGGGCAGCCTCAAGAGCATGATTTTCGGCGGAGAGGGCCTTTTCCTGGCCACGTTGCGCGGCCACGGCGACATCTGGCTGCAGAGCCTGCCGTTCTCGCGCCTGGCCAACCGGATCATCGCCAGCGCGCCCCAGACTTTCGGGTCGAGCCAGAAAGGCGAGGGTTCGATCCTGGGCGGTCTGGGTGACATGTTCGGCGACAGCCGCCGCTGACAGGGGCGAGCAGTGCCATCGCACCGTTATCTCACATAACCGGATCGCTTTACGGAGGATTAATGTACAAGTGCCGGCCTGACATCTCAAGACTGCTGCTCCTGTTTCTGGCCGCTCTGCTGAGCCTGCCGCTGGCCGCCCTGGCCGCGGATGAGCCGGTTCCCCTGCCGCTCTGGCCGGCCGGAGCGCCCGACACGCTGATCCGCCACGGGCAGCCGGAGAGCGTGGAGAACCGCGAGAACAACCGCAACGCCCAGGGGTTCAACCGTATCGTCTCCAATGTGTCCACCCCCACCCTGACAGTCTACCCGGCCCCCGGCGGACAAAAAGCGGCCCCGGCGCTCGTGGTTTTCCCGGGCGGCGGGTTCCGGGTGCTGGCCTGGGACAAGGAGGGCCTGGATATCGCCCGCCGGTTCAACGCGGCCGGGCTTACCTGTATCGTGGTCAAGTACCGTCTCTGCCCCAAGCAGTACGAGACCGCGGAGGGACGGGCGCCGGAGGCGGTGCGCGGCGCGATCCTGGCGGATGGACCTCAGGCGGTGCGCATGGTGCGGGCCAACGCCGCCAAATGGGGGATAGACCCGCAGCGGATCGGGGTGATCGGGTTCTCGGCCGGGGGCTACATGGCGGCCTGGACCGCCACGCATTACACCGCAGGCGACCAGTCCGCCGCGGACCCACTGGCGAAAGTCAGCAGCCGCCCGGATTTCGCGGCGCTGATCTATCCGGCCGTGCCGGCTGGGATCGACAGTGTGCTCAGCGCCGAGACGCCGCCGGTGTTCCTGGTCAACGCGGATGACGACACCACCACGCCCGCGGCCAAGGCTATCGCGTTGCATAACGCCCTTGTCGCGGCCGGAGTGACCACGGAGATGCACATTTTCACCCGTGGCTCCCACGGTTTCGGGCTGGGGGTGAACGGCGGGGCGGTGACTGCCTGGCCGGGGCTTCTGGAGGGCTGGTTGCGCGAGCGGGAAGTGATAGGGGGGAAGTGAGCATGACAAGAACGAAGGGGGGCATGACTTTTGGTGCTCCCCTATCTTTATTAAAAACTATATTGTTTTGTTCTGTTGTGAATTGTATGTTATAACTAGTTTGTTGTTTTGTTGTAAGTTTCCAAGAGGCATGTATATGAGAATTAATCGAATTCTTAAAATGAAAAATCTTGGCATTTTTAGAGATTTTTCTTGGCCGGCGGGATTGCCATGTCTCGCAAGATATAATTTGATTTATGGTTGGAATGGGACTGGAAAATCAACCATTGGTAATATGCTGCAGAGCTTGGAAAGAAAAAGGAATGTCAAAGCAATTGTCGAAATTGAGTTTGATGATAATACTGCCATCGAAGGAAATGCTTTTTCAACTTCTGATATTCCCATACGTGTGTTTAATCGAGTTTTTGTGAGTAACAATGTATTCCCTGAGGATGGGATTGCTGCTCCGATATTTATTATTGGAGAAGAAAACAAAGAAAAGCATAATCGAATTGAGTCGTTGACGAAGGAATTGGAAAACAAAGAAAAAGATTTAAGAATGCTTGGTGATGAATTAAAACAGATAGAAAGCGATTTTGAGACCCATTGTATTTCAAGGGCGAAAGCCATTAAAACCACTCTTACGGCTCAAGATTCTGATTACAATAATTATAATAAAAGTGATTATAAAGAAACCGCCGAGAAATCGTTGACAAGCAAGAGCGTCTTGCCTTTATTGCTTGATAGTGCAGAAGAACAACGGCTTATGCAGATACATCTGGGCGGTATAAAGGAAGAGATTGATTCTGTTGATATATCGTTTTCTAATATTCAGAAGGTTTTGGAAGACACTTCAAAAATCCTAATCACTACTGTTGTTTCTTCTGTTATCGAATCTCTGCAAGATGACCAAGAACTATCGGACTGGATAAAGGAAGGTCTGTCGATACACAAAAAAAGATGTGCGGATTGTTGCCTTTTTTGTGATCAAACACTTCCACCGAAAAGAATTGTCAAATTAGAGGCGCACTTTAATAAAGAATACATGGCATTAGCGGAAAAAGTATTAGATAAAATAAAGGAGCTGCAGGTCCTAAAACTAAAAATACAAAACATAGCTTTGCCCGACAAGGCCAGAATTTACGAGGATCTTATAGAAGATTATAAATCTGCATGCGAAGAAATAAAAAAAGAAACCACTACCGCAATTATAAAATTGGATCGATTTGAGAATGCCATGAAGAATAAAGCTCTTTCTCCATTCAGAGCCATTGAAATGGAATTTGATGGTACTCTTTTGAATGATGAAGTGATCAATGGGGTTAATCGAATAATCAATGAACACAATGATAGATCGCGAGAATATATCCAACGGAAAAAGGCGGCAAGATATAAATTGGAGGCTCACTATGTTATAAGTACTATTAACGAGTATCAAAATTATATAAAAAAATTAGATGAATTGAGGATAGCTTTTGCAGAACTCAAATTGTGTATAGATTCTAAAAAAAAGGAAAAAGAATCTTTAGAGAAGGACATTGCGCCACACGGGAAGACTGCTCAAGAACTGACTCGAGAATTGAAGGCCTATTTAGGACACGGTGAACTTGTGTTTTTTGCCTGCGAAACAGGATACTTGATCAAGCGAGGTAATATTGTAGCGGATGGATTAAGTGATGGAGAAAAAACCGCAATAGCTTTACTTCATTTCTTAAAGACGTTGAAAGATTCTAGATTTGATCTTTCTAATGGGATTGTTGTGTTGGATGATCCCGTTTCAAGTTTAGATGCAAATGCGTTATTTGGTGCATTTGGGTTTATTAAATCCCGAACAAAGGAAGCAAAACAGTTAATTGTGCTAACACACAATTATGCATTTTACAAGCAAATAAGAGAATGGTTTGGAAATCTGCGGGGTCCGGATAAAAAATCTAAGAGTATATTTATGTTGGAATGTAATTATTCAGGAAAAGAGAGAAAGACGGCAATTCGCGAAATAGATAAACTGCTTAAGGATTACGAAACTGAGTACCAATATCTATTTAAATATATAAACGACATTGCAACTAGTTCTGTTTCCTTGGGTTTGGATGGTTATTATCCTGCACCCAACATTGCTCGTCGTGTTTTGGAGACTTTTCTGGCTTTTAGAATGCCTAATGAAAATACTTTGTACGGCAAATTGGAAGCAATTGATTTTGAAGAGGAAAAGAAGTCGCGTATTTACAGATACACACAGACCCATTCACACAGAAATCTTATTGGTGATCAGGAAGATGATTTGACTATTCTTGCAGAAACGCCCGCAATTATGCGAGATATTTTGGAGTTAATTAAAAAAGAGGACTTAAAGCATTATGATAATATGATTAAAGTTATATCATAAGAGCGTAGTCTGTAGGAAATTCACAGCAGACTACGCTCTTAATAAGTGTTTCCTATTTTCCCTTTCACACCTCGAACTTGTCCGCCTCGACCATCGCGGCCACCACCTTGAGGCTGCCCTCCGGGTCGCTTTTCACCGAGGCCCCCAGCTCCATGCCCACGATCCCCTTGAACCCGAGCTTGTAGATCGCCTTGAACACCTCGCGGTAGTTGATCTCGCCGGTGTAGGGCTCGTGACGGCCCGGGACATCGGCCAACTGGAACGAGCCGATCTCGTCATAGGTGGCCCGGATGTTGTTGATCAGGTTGCCCTCGGTGATCTGCATGTGGTAGATGTCGAACAGAATCTTCACCTGCGGGCTGCCCACGGCTTTCATGATCTCGTAGGCCTCGGAGGAGGTGTTCAGGAAATACCCGGCGTGGTCGACCCAGGGGTTGAGCGGCTCGACCACCAGGGTGAGCTCCGGCGCGGCCGAGACCACATCCGCCGCGCGCTTCAGGCTCTCGATCACGTTGAGACGCTGGTAGGGCCTGTACTTGCCCTGTATCTCGGGCCCCGTGATCACGGTGCAGATCGAGTTGCCCACCACCTTGTGCACCGGCAGGGCCGACTTGACCTCGGCCAGGAACGCCTCGCGCTGCGCCGGGTCGACCATACCGGCCTTGTTCCAGCCGGAGGGGTTGGCCACGAACACGCCCAGTTCCATCTTCAGCTCGTCCATGCGCATGCGGAGCTTCTCGACCCGCTCCATCGGCCAGCCCAGCAGGCCGTTGCACTCAAACGCGGTGAACCCGTGGGCCGCGTACTCGTTCAGACGGTCGATCTCATCCGGGATGTTGCTGAACAGGCTGGTGTGCGGGGCGTATTTCAGCTTGAACTGGTGTTTCACCGGTGCCTGCGCCGCCGCGGCGGCAGTGGCCGGCTTGGCCGCAGCTCCGGTCAGGGCCGCGCCCACCGCGCCCGCGCGCAGGAACTCTCTGCGTCTGGTCATCTCGTCTCTCCAGGCTGTGTTGGTCCGTTCAGTGTCAGGCCGCCAGACGGCCCATGAAAATGGCCACCGCGAACAGCACCAGGGCGGCCACACCCGCGATCACCAGCGATTTCTGGATGCTCTTGCCACGCGCGTAGAGGCCGATTGCCGCCGGGATGGTGCTCGCACCCAGCAGGCCGATGGCGAAGATGATCGCGAAGGCGCTGCCGTGCAGCTCAGGCACGATCTTGGAGAATGTCACGCCCACGATGGTCGGGAAAATGGGGCCGAAAGCCAGTCCGGTCAGAAGCACGGCCACGGCGCCCAGGCCCTTGCTCCTGGAGCCGACCATCAGGAAAATGGTCGCCGCGGCCACCAGGGCCAGCGCGGTGATAACCGTGGGGCCGTTGGCCGCGGTGACCACGCCGGCGGTGATCAGCCGGGCCAGCATGATCCCGATCCAGAACCCGCTCAGCACGGTGTTGGCCTTGCCCTGGCTCAGCCCGATGCTGGTCAGGTAGGAGGAAATCCAGCCGCCCATCGAGGCCTCGAGGCCCACGTAGCAGAACAGGGCCAGGGCCGCAATCAGGACCATCGGGTTGGACAGCAGGCCGAACGCCGCGCCCAGGTCGAAACCGCTGGGCGGCTGCGGCGGATAGGTGTTGGCGCTGAAAGCGAAGATCACCGGCACCAGGGCGACCAGGGCCACGATGGTGATGGTCTTGGAGTAGCCGATTTTATGGATCAGAAACCCGGCCAGAAACGGGGTGAGGAACGCGCCCAGGCCGAAGAACATGTTGCCAAGGTTGAGCGCGGCGTTGACATTCTGCCCGCCGAAAAGCACCTGCGGCAGGAGGGTGTTGCCCACGGTGTTCACGCACATCCCGCCCACGCCCAGCAGCATCGCGCCCACGATCAGGGCCTTGTAGCTGCGCAGGAACGCGAACAGCGAGATGGCCGCGCCGCTCAGCAGGAACCCCAGGATGGCGAAAGGCTTGTGGCCCCAGGCATCCACCAGCGGGCCGATTGCCAGCACCACGATCATGCTGGTGAACATCAGGGCCGAGATCAGGCCGCCGAACTGGGCATCGCTCAGGCCCGCGCGCTCGGAGAGCTGCAGCTTGGCCGCACCGATCAGCGAGAACACAATGCCCAGGACCGATACCGCGAGAATCGCCACCAAAGTGATCATGGATTGCCTCCAGCGGGTGTGTGTGGATGCGGGACTTGTAAGGACGGTTGGATATAGGCAAATCTTTGAACCAATATTTACCGCCGCCGGCGCGGCGGGACAAGGAAAAAAGGAGGAGGGGAGACAGCGCGGTCGTAAAGAGGAGAGCAGGCTTTGAGTGATTATACCACTGATTGAGGATGCAAAGACTAACTTAATTTCCGTTCAAAATTTTCAGCAGGGCGAGCAGATCGAACACGTCAATACGGCCGTCTGAGTTCACATCGCCCTGGCTTGTCTGTTTCGAGGGATCGGAGAGCTGTTTCAACAGGGCCAGAAGGTCGAAGACATCCACTTTCCAGTTATCGTCCGTATCACCGCGCTTATGCTGGGTGACTTCGAGCCTGAAGCAGGATTCCGGCGCGTCCGGAGGCAGAGTGTAGACTGCCCCAGTGCTGTCGGAAGCTTCCGCATAATAACAAAGGACCGTGCCCAGAGGCTGGGCCGGGACCGCGCCAAAATAGCGGTCGCCGACTCTCGAACAGGGGATTCTCGTGCTGAAAGTCTTTCCCCCGTCTTCGCTCAGCAGCAGTGACACCGCCGGGTTCGACAGAGCGTTGCTCAATATCACCCACACCTGATAGTATCCCTCAGTCTCGCGGAAGTATTCATTCCCCAGGGCAGACAGGAACACCGGTGGTTTTTTGCCGACTCCGCTCAGAGTGACAGTCAGGGTAGTGTCGTTGCTCACCAGCGACACGGCCCCGGAATACTGCACCAGTTTCCTGGGAGAGAAAGAAACGCTGAGGACCATTTTGCCGCCCGGCGACAGGACGGAATCACTCAAGCTGGCCTGGAATGCGCTGTCGCCGGAGGTCACGGAATGAACATCGAATGCAGCGGCCCCCCGGTTGAAGACCTCCAGCAGACAGGTTTTCAGCGAATCGATACAGACTTCACCAAAAGCCAGGCTGTTTTTACTGAGGGAGATATTCGATACAGTGCATTCTCCTGTCAGTTTGACATTCAAGCTGTCCCGGTCCGGGGCGTTGCTGAGGAGGCTGAGAATGGCCCCGCACTTGCCGACAGCCGTGGGTGAGAACCGCACGGTCAGTAAGACCGAGTCGCCCGCCGGGATGAGCGCCGCGCTCCTGTCGACCGAGAAAACAGCCGAGTCGCAGGTTATCCGCGAGACATCCAAATCCAGCTTGCCGGTATTCGAGACAGTGAGGGTCTTGAGCGCGTTTTTCCCGCGGACCGCGCAGCCCAGGCTCAGCACGGTATCGGAAAGCGCAATCACCGGCTGGACGCCGCGGGTGCGGA
Coding sequences within:
- a CDS encoding Gfo/Idh/MocA family oxidoreductase, which produces MAQDGERIKWGLVGTGKIAAKFARALGHSVSGRLWAAASRSQEKALAFTKEHGGVQAYGDYASLLDDPQVRAVYVATPHPLHGEWTSRALRAGKAVLCEKPLEVTEARVKEIALVARDSGGFLMEAFMYRCHPQINRMIEILRSGEIGTVRLIRATFGYHGRYDPANIKMNPATAGGAILDVGCYTVSMARLVAGVALGRRVAEPLEVTGQALIGAESGIDEYAVGCLRFEGDILAQVATAVRVALDNRLIVFGSRGRLTVESPWNGGGLEGGPTRIVVEPEGGDPRVETIECPQWLYALEADAVAAGLAAGGPLWPAPDLEDSLGNARALDLWRAAAGVRY
- a CDS encoding TIGR00266 family protein, producing MNSHEVDYEILGDDMQIVEVELDPGEVVIAEAGSMNYMEDGITFEAKMGDGSDPNEGLMGKLLSVGKRVLTGESIFMTHFRNSGQGKKRVAFAAPYPGKIIPVELGQVGGELICQKDAFLCAAMGTKLSIAFTRRLGTGFFGGEGFILERLLGDGKAFIHAGGTVIKRRLNGEVMRVDTGCIVAFTKGIDYDIERAGSLKSMIFGGEGLFLATLRGHGDIWLQSLPFSRLANRIIASAPQTFGSSQKGEGSILGGLGDMFGDSRR
- a CDS encoding alpha/beta hydrolase — its product is MYKCRPDISRLLLLFLAALLSLPLAALAADEPVPLPLWPAGAPDTLIRHGQPESVENRENNRNAQGFNRIVSNVSTPTLTVYPAPGGQKAAPALVVFPGGGFRVLAWDKEGLDIARRFNAAGLTCIVVKYRLCPKQYETAEGRAPEAVRGAILADGPQAVRMVRANAAKWGIDPQRIGVIGFSAGGYMAAWTATHYTAGDQSAADPLAKVSSRPDFAALIYPAVPAGIDSVLSAETPPVFLVNADDDTTTPAAKAIALHNALVAAGVTTEMHIFTRGSHGFGLGVNGGAVTAWPGLLEGWLREREVIGGK
- a CDS encoding AAA family ATPase — its product is MRINRILKMKNLGIFRDFSWPAGLPCLARYNLIYGWNGTGKSTIGNMLQSLERKRNVKAIVEIEFDDNTAIEGNAFSTSDIPIRVFNRVFVSNNVFPEDGIAAPIFIIGEENKEKHNRIESLTKELENKEKDLRMLGDELKQIESDFETHCISRAKAIKTTLTAQDSDYNNYNKSDYKETAEKSLTSKSVLPLLLDSAEEQRLMQIHLGGIKEEIDSVDISFSNIQKVLEDTSKILITTVVSSVIESLQDDQELSDWIKEGLSIHKKRCADCCLFCDQTLPPKRIVKLEAHFNKEYMALAEKVLDKIKELQVLKLKIQNIALPDKARIYEDLIEDYKSACEEIKKETTTAIIKLDRFENAMKNKALSPFRAIEMEFDGTLLNDEVINGVNRIINEHNDRSREYIQRKKAARYKLEAHYVISTINEYQNYIKKLDELRIAFAELKLCIDSKKKEKESLEKDIAPHGKTAQELTRELKAYLGHGELVFFACETGYLIKRGNIVADGLSDGEKTAIALLHFLKTLKDSRFDLSNGIVVLDDPVSSLDANALFGAFGFIKSRTKEAKQLIVLTHNYAFYKQIREWFGNLRGPDKKSKSIFMLECNYSGKERKTAIREIDKLLKDYETEYQYLFKYINDIATSSVSLGLDGYYPAPNIARRVLETFLAFRMPNENTLYGKLEAIDFEEEKKSRIYRYTQTHSHRNLIGDQEDDLTILAETPAIMRDILELIKKEDLKHYDNMIKVIS
- a CDS encoding TIM barrel protein; amino-acid sequence: MTRRREFLRAGAVGAALTGAAAKPATAAAAAQAPVKHQFKLKYAPHTSLFSNIPDEIDRLNEYAAHGFTAFECNGLLGWPMERVEKLRMRMDELKMELGVFVANPSGWNKAGMVDPAQREAFLAEVKSALPVHKVVGNSICTVITGPEIQGKYRPYQRLNVIESLKRAADVVSAAPELTLVVEPLNPWVDHAGYFLNTSSEAYEIMKAVGSPQVKILFDIYHMQITEGNLINNIRATYDEIGSFQLADVPGRHEPYTGEINYREVFKAIYKLGFKGIVGMELGASVKSDPEGSLKVVAAMVEADKFEV
- a CDS encoding MFS transporter, with amino-acid sequence MITLVAILAVSVLGIVFSLIGAAKLQLSERAGLSDAQFGGLISALMFTSMIVVLAIGPLVDAWGHKPFAILGFLLSGAAISLFAFLRSYKALIVGAMLLGVGGMCVNTVGNTLLPQVLFGGQNVNAALNLGNMFFGLGAFLTPFLAGFLIHKIGYSKTITIVALVALVPVIFAFSANTYPPQPPSGFDLGAAFGLLSNPMVLIAALALFCYVGLEASMGGWISSYLTSIGLSQGKANTVLSGFWIGIMLARLITAGVVTAANGPTVITALALVAAATIFLMVGSRSKGLGAVAVLLTGLAFGPIFPTIVGVTFSKIVPELHGSAFAIIFAIGLLGASTIPAAIGLYARGKSIQKSLVIAGVAALVLFAVAIFMGRLAA